Proteins encoded in a region of the Diabrotica virgifera virgifera chromosome 4, PGI_DIABVI_V3a genome:
- the LOC114334946 gene encoding probable metabolite transport protein CsbC, with the protein MTQPDNLCETFYPKMKMENNEGINMNQLIDRKISLQNSIGTGVTPWLMYFCAFAADLPLITVGSCLVWGSPAIPKLRSNDTEINPLGEPITPFQTSVIVSASHFTTIFLLLILAKVSNVLGRRKCLILHSLFLVICLSAVAMATNIYVYYIFFLLNGINVSGLYINSTCYNSEVADDKNRAWMGCVDGLCLPLGTLLAFTFGSFTSIRVYTLLCAAPAFIYLIVSLFTVESPMFLLYKHKNEEAFKTLEKLRRHRNMEDIQSEFDRLKDLSLEVNCQKSKWCDIFSTRSSRKALFIASLLFVSQQTSGVSTILAYAGTIFTEAGASVSANTVSVLMGAMQVFVNLMVVSSVNTLGRRRLILVSLLGCSVSTFTLGIYFYLKSYSSVEEFNWLPVVCALTFMSSYALGLGPIIPSYVSELFPNDTRATGVAMTAIFDAVVAFSVNFGFPLLMDRLGIYGCMFIYSGFGFLGFLTIFRVLPETTGKGFNEIQLLLKEKSRKYYTLPMALQPIQGSSTASFSKLLQSCRFVDLFLFPMHAFIGGFWHPHLLGIPK; encoded by the exons ATGACACAGCCGGATAATCTGTGTGAAACTTTCTACCCTAAAATGAAAATGGAAAATAATGAAGGAATAAATATGAATCAGTTAATTGACAGAAAAATATCTTTACAAAATTCAATAGGAACCGGAGTTACACCATGGCTAATGTACTTTTGTGCATTTGCAG cTGACTTACCTTTGATAACTGTTGGCAGTTGTTTGGTTTGGGGCTCACCAGCAATTCCGAAATTAAGATCAAATGACACCGAAATTAACCCCTTAGGAGAACCCATCACACCATTCCAAACTTCAGTAATAGTGTCAGCTTCACACTTTACTACGATATTTCTCTTATTAATATTGGCTAAAGTGTCCAATGTACTGGGACGTAGAAAATGTTTAATACTGCATTCACTTTTCTTGGTTATTTGTTTAAGTGCAGTTGCAATGGCTACAAATATATATGTTTACTATATATTTTTCCTTCTAAATGGTATAAATGTATCTGGTCTATACATTAACTCGACGTGTTATAATAGTGAAGTTGCAGATGACAAGAATCGAGCCTGGATGGGTTGCGTAGATGGTCTTTGCTTGCCTCTTGGTACTTTACTTGCATTTACTTTTGGATCATTTACAAGCATACGAGTGTATACGTTACTCTGTGCTGCACCTGCTTTTATTTATCTCATAGTATCCCTTTTCACCGTGGAATCACCAATGTTTTTATTGTACAAACATAAAAATGAGGAAGCATTCAAAACATTAGAGAAATTAAGAAGGCATAGAAACATGGAAGATATTCAATCGGAATTCGATAGATTGAAAGATTTAAGTTTAGAAGTAAACTGTCAAAAGAGTAAGTGGTGCGATATTTTTAGTACTCGTTCATCAAGGAAAGCTTTGTTTATTGCATCACTGCTATTCGTCTCTCAACAAACGAGTGGCGTGTCTACCATTTTAGCATATGCAGGTACAATATTTACTGAAGCCGGTGCTTCGGTATCAGCTAACACAGTCAGTGTTTTAATGGGTGCTATGCAGGTATTTGTAAATCTTATGGTGGTTTCATCAGTTAATACATTAGGCAGAAGAAGACTTATTCTCGTATCTTTGCTAGGATGTTCTGTATCAACATTTACCTtaggaatatatttttatttgaaaagctACTCTTCCGTTGAGGAGTTTAACTGGCTGCCAGTTGTATGTGCCTTAACATTTATGAGTTCATACGCTCTAGGACTAGGACCTATTATTCCATCTTACGTAAGTGAGCTATTTCCCAATGACACTAGAGCAACCGGTGTTGCTATGACTGCCATATTTGATGCAGTTGTAGCTTTTTCTGTCAATTTTGGATTTCCTCTGTTGATGGACCGGCTTGGAATTTATGGTTGTATGTTCATATACAGTGGATTTGGCTTTTTAGGATTTCTCACAATATTTCGGGTTTTACCGGAAACAACAGGCAAGGGTTTTAATGAAATTCAGTTACTCCTAAAggaaaaatcaagaaaatattaca